A part of Vicia villosa cultivar HV-30 ecotype Madison, WI unplaced genomic scaffold, Vvil1.0 ctg.001080F_1_1_3, whole genome shotgun sequence genomic DNA contains:
- the LOC131633140 gene encoding probable WRKY transcription factor 31, translated as MDSSSLSHTVTPFQVNLTASQNNHQTLTEIDYFKNYNDNDRNKTGTDLRLGLNVLATNDASEQDDADLSSKSDDENAKNEMAVLRGKLARMKMENRRLSFLLDQLQTDYDTLQMRFVKVKQDKKAKQVEGQERFVGKSEKKRRIESGGALVPRDFLEHELATNNDTEMDPKPSWRTKSSDQLKSPQENHIEVASKELVLTKNGNISDEKKNDYGKGTTREDNHVGHAERFQKPSPLNYAPNFINDDSIDVVAILTRARVSIRTRSDGIMVFDGCKWRKYGQKIVKGDPSPRAYYRCSMVRGCSVRKQVQKCAKDKKVVITTYEGYHNHTLPPAAMEMAQITAAAARMLLLESTSSKDETTNLTIPGSTSLATISTSAPFRSITLDYTQTPNLLQLQMPQN; from the exons ATggattcttcttcactttcacacACTGTCACCCCTTTCCAAGTCAACCTTACTGCCTCCCAAAATAATCATCAAACATTAACCGAGATTGATTACTTTAAGAATTACAACGACAATGATCGCAATAAG aCTGGCACTGATCTACGTCTCGGTCTGAATGTTCTTGCTACCAATGATGCTAGTGAACAGGATGATGCGGATCTATCATCTAAATCCGATGATGAAAACGCTAAGAATGAG ATGGCTGTTCTTCGAGGCAAACTTGCTCGAATGAAAATGGAGAATCGTCGATTGAGTTTTTTGCTTGATCAGCTTCAAACTGATTATGATACCTTGCAAATGCGTTTTGTGAAAGTGAAGCAGGACAAGAAGGCCAAGCAAGTCGAAGGACAAGAAAGGTTTGTTGGAAAATCTGAAAAGAAAAGGAGAATTGAGAGTGGTGGAGCATTGGTTCCAAGAGATTTTTTGGAGCATGAATTGGCTACTAATAATGACACTGAGATGGATCCTAAACCCTCTTGGAGAACAAAAAGTTCTGATCAATTGAAATCCCCACAGGAGAACCACATTGAAGTTGCATCCAAGGAGTTAGTCCTAACTAAGAATGGGAATATTAGTGATGAAAAAAAGAATGACTATGGTAAAGGGACTACAAGAGAGGATAATCATGTTGGTCATGCTGAGAGATTTCAAAAGCCGAGTCCTCTAAACTATGCTCCAAACTTCATTAATGATGATTCAATTGATGTTGTTGCGATCTTGACGAGAGCGAGAGTTTCTATTAGAACCAGATCAGATGGAATCATG gtttttgATGGATGCAAGTGGAGAAAGTATGGACAGAAAATAGTGAAAGGAGACCCGAGTCCTCGTGCTTATTATAGGTGCAGCATGGTTAGGGGTTGCTCAGTTAGAAAACAG GTACAAAAGTGTGCTAAAGACAAAAAAGTGGTAATCACAACATATGAAGGCTATCATAACCATACTTTACCTCCAGCAGCAATGGAAATGGCACAAATAACTGCAGCAGCGGCAAgaatgcttcttttagaatcaaCTTCAAGCAAAGATGAAACAACAAATCTAACTATTCCTGGTTCTACAAGTCTCGCAACTATCTCAACTTCTGCTCCGTTTCGGTCTATAACACTTGACTATACGCAAACTCCAAATCTTCTGCAACTCCAAATGCCTCAAAATTAG
- the LOC131633137 gene encoding uncharacterized protein LOC131633137 produces MAPFEALYGRRCRTPLCWYESGESAVTRLEIVQDTTEKIKMIQEKMKASQSRKKSYHDKRRRTLEFQEGDHVFLRVTPMTGVGRALKSRKLIPHLLVSQLRKYITDPSHVIQVDDVQVKDNLTVEAFPTRIED; encoded by the exons atggctccgtttgaagctttatACGGTAGAAGATGTAGGACgccattatgttggtatgaatccggTGAGAGTGCGGTAACTAGACTAGAGATTGTTCAAGACACGACAgaaaagattaaaatgattcaggagaagatgaaagcttctcaaagtcgtAAGAAGAGCTATCACgataagaggcggagaacactggaatttcaagaaggagatcatgtattttTGAGAGTGACTCCTATGACAGGTGTTGGTCGAGcgctgaagtcaaggaagttgataCCACATTTATTG gTGTCTCAGTTGCGGAAATACATTacagatccgtctcatgtgatccaagtggatgatgtgcaagtgaagGACAATTTGACAGTTGAGGCATTTCCTACGAGGATCGAAGACTGA
- the LOC131633139 gene encoding uncharacterized protein LOC131633139 — MRTELDDDGVAIIWAIFKREFLRKYFPEDVWGRKEIEFLELKQDNMTVSEYASKFVELEKFYVHYNNDAAGEFSNRIFEEDNIKVKSAHSRELVEKRGKKLMDRGKPYGKGNPKAGDWKKPSGGDSSALIRCYNCGYIATDCRMAIMTCYNYSKEGHISPQCTKPKKNQSGGKIFALSGLETTSEDRLIKDASVEDLAMIARQVDEAIKDGAVVFMLIASMELKGKAVGSALLVSQLRKYIADPSHVIQVDGVQVKDNLTVEAFPMRIKDWKLKQLRGKEISLMRVAWGGTTGWMLHGRWRFK, encoded by the exons ATGAGAACTGAACTGGACGATGATGGTGTAGCTATTATTTGGGCTATATTCAAGAGAGAGTTTCttaggaagtactttcctgaagatgtttgGGGAAGGAAGGAGATAGAGTTCTTGGAGTTGAAACAGGATAATATGACGGTGTCGGAGTATGCTTCCAAATTTGTTGAGCTGGAAAAGTTctatgttcactacaacaatgatgcgGCCGGTGAGTTCTCAAA CAGAATCTTCGAAGAGGACAACATTAAAGTGAAGTCAGCTCACTCTCGCGAGCTGGTTGAAAAAAGAGGAAAGAAGCTTATGGACAGAGGTAAGCCGTATGGCAAAGGAAACCCTAAAGCTGGtgattggaagaagcctagtgggggagattctagtgctcTCATTagatgctacaactgtg GTTATATTGCTACTGATTGTAGGATGGCGATCATGACTTGCTACAATTACAGCAAAGAAGGCCATATCAGCCCACAGTGCACTAAGCCGAAGAAGAATCAGTCTGGTGGGAAGATCTTTGCTTTGTCTGGTTTAGAGACTACTtcggaggatcgattgattaaag atgCTAGTGTTGAAGATTTGGCAATGATTGCGAGACAAGTAGATGAAGCAATTAAAGATGGGGCAGTCGTGTTTATGTTAATTGCATCTATGGAACTGAAAGGGAAAGCGGTGGGTAGTGCATTACTG gTGTCTCAGTTgcggaaatacattgcggatccgtctcatgtgatccaagtggatggtGTGCAAGTGAAGGACAATTTGACAGTTGAGGCATTTCCTATGAGGATCAAAGACTGGAAGTTGAAGCAGTTGCGTGGCAAAGAGATATCATTGATGAGGGTAGCTTGGGGAGGAACAACAGGTTGGATGTTACATGGGAGGTGGAGATTcaaatga